CATCCTCAGACGCTGCGCCTCTATGAGAGAGAGGGATTCATACAGCCCAGCAGGGCAAAGAAGCAGCGGATATACTCGGAGAGTGATATTGAGAGGCTCAACCTCATTCTGCAGTTGACCAGGGAACTCGGTGTAAACAGGGCCGGCGTTGACATTATTCTCAGGATGAGGCATCGCATGGAAGTGCTCCAGCAGGAGATGGAAGAGATGATGGGCCATCTTGAAGACGAGACCAGGAAAGATGTTAGAGATAAATTACGCAGGGCGTTGCGAAAAGAGTAAGGAGAACGATCATGGATAATTTTACCATTAAGAGCCAGGAAGCAGTGCAGAATGCACAGAGACTTGCAGAGAGAAAGGGACACCAGCAGATTGATGTCGAGCACCTTCTGTGGTCTCTGCTCGATGATGAAGG
This is a stretch of genomic DNA from Nitrospirota bacterium. It encodes these proteins:
- a CDS encoding MerR family transcriptional regulator, producing the protein MKRRDKDEPVYLISIVSKLLNVHPQTLRLYEREGFIQPSRAKKQRIYSESDIERLNLILQLTRELGVNRAGVDIILRMRHRMEVLQQEMEEMMGHLEDETRKDVRDKLRRALRKE